TCCGAAGTGCGGCTGAGAGCGCCGCTGCCGCGACCATCTAAAATTCTGTGCGCCGCAGCGAACTATAAAGAGGGGATCGAAGGCAATATCAGCGATCTTGAGTTCTTTCACAAATCGCCATCTGCGATCATTGGCGATGGCGACACAATGATTCTTCCTAAGGTCGAAGTGACCATCGTCCATCACGAATTGGAACTAGGCGTGGTCATAGGCAAGACCTGCAAGGACGTCTCGGAGAGCGAAGCGTTGGATTATGTTTTTGGATACACGATCGTTCAAGACGGGTCCGCACGCGGCATATTGTCGAACGGTCAGATGTCATTTTTCACGCAAAAGAATTGGGATACGTTTGCGCCTCTTGGTCCCTTGGTCGTGACAAAGGATGAAGTGCGGGACCCTCACGATCTGCAGGTCCGGCTTTGGGCCAACGGCGAGCTACGGCAGGACTACCACACAAGTGACATGGCCCATCGAATCCCGGCGCTCATTCACAAGGCCTCGATGTTCAATACGTTCTTCCCAGGCGATATAATCGCGACAGGCTGCAACCGTCAGGGTTTAGGTCCGATGCAGCATGGCGATACCATCGTTCAGGAAATAACGGGGCTCGGTCGGCTGACGACGTTAGTGGAGGACCCTCTCAAGCGCAGCTGGCCATACGGCGTCGATGCCGAGTTTGCAGACTTCGTGAAGAAGCCGCGCACCCAGCGTGGCGCTCTGGGGCCGCCGCGGATCGTCCCCGCGAATTCGCGGCTGCCGACCTAGTTCAAGCGGTCCGACCCGCGGTTCGCACTGTCAGATCTTTCAAAAGGGCTGAGCGGGCTTGGCAGCGCGCCATGCCTGCTCTGTCGACACCGAGCCATCGCGGGCCTGTCTAGGCCCGATCTCATCTGCAAATTAGGCTGGTCGCCTTATCCAAGCGTGCCAGCCTTAGCCTAGCCGTCATGATCCAGTGTCGACTGGACAGGTGACAAGTTCCGTTCGGTAGGACCTCCCTATCACTGATAGGCCCGACCTCCGTCGCAGACATAGTTGCTGCCTGTGATGTACTGAGCCTCCGAACTGACCAGGAACAGCAAGAGATTTGCTATTTCTAGGGGAATTGCCAGCCGCCTCAGCGCGTACCTCGCCAGAAAAGCGTCTTGTTGCGAGGCTGACTTTCCGGCCAAAAATCGGTCCATCATCTCAGTATCGACGGCCCCCGGGCAGACGCAGTTCACTCGTATATCGGGCGCCAACTGGGCAGCAAGTGTCTTGGTAAATTGGATGACGCCGGCCTTTGCGGCTCCGTACGCCGCGCTGCTTACACCGGGTCGTATACCTGCCAGTGCCGACACGTTGACGATGGCTGCTGCTCGAGTCTTTCGAAGATGTGGCAATGCTGCTCTGCAGACCAGGTAGTGAGACGTAAGGTTGGTGCGAAGACTCGCGTCCCAACGAGCTAAGTCGATATCTTCTAGAACAGCGGCCTCGGCATTGCCGACGCAATTGATGATACCATCGAGACAGCCCATAAGGGCCGCGGCGTCGTTCACCGCGGCAAATGCTTGCGCCTCGTCGGTAAGATCCGCCGCAATAGCGTGTCCTCGCGTCAACCTGGCGACCTCTTTCAAGCAATCGAGCCGCCGTCCGACAACAGTCACCACCGCTCCTTCCTCGGCGCATCGCATGGCGGTGGCATGGCCGATTCCGCTTCCGCCGCCCGAGATCAAAATGTGACGTCCAGCCAGACGGCCAGCCATTATTGTTTAACCTCGCTCGCAGCAGGGTCGCATCGATTGGTGCACGTCGCACTGCTATGTGGCGGCGGTGCGCTTTGAACGGCCCCGCATAGTGGAAAGCTGCACCGAACAGGAGAGATCAGCTGTTTCATAGGTCAGCAAAAGTTGTGTAGCGGCGGGCGTATGCATGCCGCAGGGCTTGAGGGTATCGCCGGAACTTACAATCGGTGCGACTAGCGGAATAGGACAATACTGCGCCGCATACTTGTGCGACGGAAAGAGTTTGGCTTGGGGTTTGCCGCCAGGACTGGGCGCTGCTTGACAAACGACAGAATAGGAAACACGTTTACCAAAATGACAAGGCGGCAGCGCGACGTAGGTCGATGATTGACCGGGCAGTGAGTAGCCCGGAAAGCTCGCCTTAACCCGCAGCGCTCTGGTCGGTTCGACGACTGGTGAGCTTAACCTGCGAATAAAGGATATCGGTCACAGATGTCCAACTACGGGAGGATGGCTATGCGTGCCCTGATTGTCGGAGCCGGAGTGGCCGGACTGGCTACGGCGGTTGCTTTGCGTCGTAACGGCATCGACGTGACCGTCATCGAGCGAGCGGCGGAGTTAAGCGAGGTTGGAGCAGGTGTTGTCCTTGGACCTCATGCTATGCGCGTTCTTGAATCGCTGGGCATTGCGGCGGAGATAAAGCGCTCGGATGAGCCGCCCGAGACGATTACATTTTATGATATGGTGAGCGGTGAGGTACGCAATCGCACCCAACTGGGCGAAGCGGGAGCCAAGCTGTATGGCGCCCCGCTTTACAAGACGCATCGCCGCGATTTGATCGACGCTCTTGCAAGACATTTGGACGGAACGGAGATCCGGCTCAACTGCTCTGTTGTCGATGTGAAGCAAGATGATCGAAGTGTTACCGTCATTCTCGAGAGGGGTGAGGCTGTTCTTGGCGATCTCCTAATCGGAGCCGATGGCCTGCGTTCCAAGGTGCGAAGCGCAATTTTTGGAGAAAGCGAGTCGATATCTACGGGCCTCCTCGCCTGGCGGACCGTTCTACCAACGACGCTTCTCAGCAAAGCGCTAACATTGGATACCAATGTGTGGAGCGGTGCGGGTCGCCACGTGGTTTGCTATCCGATTCGTCGCGGCAAACAGTTTTATGCAGCCTTCTACGTACCTGCCGATGAGATCCATCGTGAGGACTGGGCCACAGCTGGGGATGTCGCGGATTTGCGCGCCTCATTTAAGGACGCCTGCAAAGACGTCCGAGAGATCACTGAGGCTGTAACCGAAGCTTTCATCACGGCGATCAATTATCGTTATCCCCTGCCAGAATGGCATCGCGGGCGAATAGTTCTGATTGGCGACGCGGCCCAC
This is a stretch of genomic DNA from Bradyrhizobium sp. CCBAU 53338. It encodes these proteins:
- a CDS encoding SDR family NAD(P)-dependent oxidoreductase, whose translation is MAGRLAGRHILISGGGSGIGHATAMRCAEEGAVVTVVGRRLDCLKEVARLTRGHAIAADLTDEAQAFAAVNDAAALMGCLDGIINCVGNAEAAVLEDIDLARWDASLRTNLTSHYLVCRAALPHLRKTRAAAIVNVSALAGIRPGVSSAAYGAAKAGVIQFTKTLAAQLAPDIRVNCVCPGAVDTEMMDRFLAGKSASQQDAFLARYALRRLAIPLEIANLLLFLVSSEAQYITGSNYVCDGGRAYQ
- a CDS encoding fumarylacetoacetate hydrolase family protein is translated as MKLALFNEFIPGAIKENEIVDITKPVSALAKCGPQYLMEGLMTNWATYRPLLEDYVSRTKGRPVSEVRLRAPLPRPSKILCAAANYKEGIEGNISDLEFFHKSPSAIIGDGDTMILPKVEVTIVHHELELGVVIGKTCKDVSESEALDYVFGYTIVQDGSARGILSNGQMSFFTQKNWDTFAPLGPLVVTKDEVRDPHDLQVRLWANGELRQDYHTSDMAHRIPALIHKASMFNTFFPGDIIATGCNRQGLGPMQHGDTIVQEITGLGRLTTLVEDPLKRSWPYGVDAEFADFVKKPRTQRGALGPPRIVPANSRLPT